The Salmo trutta chromosome 6, fSalTru1.1, whole genome shotgun sequence genome has a window encoding:
- the LOC115196212 gene encoding fibronectin type III domain-containing protein 3B, which produces MRGDRVNYILQVLVGRESEYKQVFKGEESAFQITGLQGNTDYRFRVCACRRCQDTNQELCGPLSPSSLFTLRRQEQQCLGETSAVETVKGAGIISSDERFAAVVVCVFAGVSILMACLLQYFFMK; this is translated from the exons ATGAGAGGCGACCGTGTCAACTACATCCTGCAGGTGCTGGTTGGACGAGAGTCAGAGTAcaaacag gtgTTTAAGGGAGAAGAGAGTGCCTTCCAAATCACCGGGCTCCAAGGCAACACCGACTACCGTTTCCGTGTGTGCGCCTGCCGCCGTTGCCAGGATACCAACCAGGAACTCTGTGGCCCTCTAAGCCCCTCCTCCCTGTTCACCCTGCGTCGTCAGGAGCAACAGTGCCTGGGGGAGACAAGCGCCGTGGAGACTGTGAAAGGGGCGGGGATAATATCCAGCGATGAGCGCTTTGCGGCGGTCGTGGTGTGTGTGTTCGCCGGTGTCTCCATCCTCATGGCCTGTCTGCTACAATACTTCTTCATGAAGTGA